In Cervus elaphus chromosome 5, mCerEla1.1, whole genome shotgun sequence, the following proteins share a genomic window:
- the RPL38 gene encoding 60S ribosomal protein L38, translated as MPRKIEEIKDFLLTARRKDAKSVKIKKNKDNVKFKVRCSRYLYTLVITDKEKAEKLKQSLPPGLAVKELK; from the exons ATG CCTCGCAAAATTGAGGAAATCAAGGACTTCTTGCTCACGGCCCGGCGCAAGGACGCCAAGT CTGTCAAGATCAAGAAAAACAAGGATAATGTGAAGTTTAAAGTTCGGTGCAGCAGATACCTCTACACCTTGGTCATCACAGAcaaagagaaggcagagaagctGAAGCAGTCCCTGCCCCCAG GTTTGGCCGTGAAGGAACTGAAATGA